The DNA sequence TCTACCAACTGAATGTCGTTACCTACAATTTTGTAATCAATTTCGTGTGATTGCATGGGTCTAAATTTTTTTTGATGAATCTTTCTGATTGAACAATATTGAACAAATTTATGGAATGTTGACAAACGCAACGCAATTTTTCGACCAGTAAGTTTATTTTACCGGTGAAATATAGTCAATGCCAAATGAGGTTTAATCTTCGAAATTAGTATTTGCGATTTCTGATATTGATAATTTTACCCAATCTCGATAGTATTTCCGGATTTTACAGGTACGAACCTGAAGCTTTTAGAGATGGCCGCCTGCGCCGAAAAACTGGTACAGTGCGAAGGAATAACCTGCTCTACCTGCATTGATTTCATCCAATCAATTGTCTTCTGCGTAGTAGCATCGTCGCTTTGTAAATGGAAACCACCAATAACCAGATAAACTTTCTCAATCCCGGTTACCTTCATGGCGTGGGCAGTCATGTTGCAAATACCTGAATGCGCGCAGCCCGAAATCACGACCAACCCTTTCGAAGTTACAATCGCCAGGCCGGAGTCGTCCAGCACAAAATCGTCGGTTCCGTCTGCTTTCTCGAAGGCCGTCGTTTTACTTTCAAATTCGGTTAATCGAGGTATTTCGCCCAGAAAATAGATCTGCCCCGAAAGCTGAATTGGATCGCGGCTCAAAACCAAATCAAACTCCGAGCGTATTTCATCTTCACTCCATTTGATCCCTAGTTCGGTACCATTCGATTTGCGGGTTCTTTTCAGAAAAGTATCCGGATGACACACTAATTGTTGTCCTTCGAAAAGCGACAAACCTCCTGTATGATCATCGTGTCCGTGACTTAGCACAATCGTGCCAATTTGCTGAAGATCGATGTTCAGAATTTTAGCATTATAAGCAATTAAATCAGATGAACTGGTGTCGAACAAAACGGTGAAGTCGGCCTCAATCATGTAGGAAAGTCCGTGTTCGGCGCGGCACCACCGTCCTGCGGTGTTGTCGTTTAAAACGGTAATTTTCAGCTTTTGCATTTAGTTCGCTACAAATCCAGTTTTAATTTGTCTAACTCAGCATTCATAAAGTTTATTTCATCGGAGCTCAGTTTTAGTTGTGCTGCCTTTGCATTTTCAACCGACTGGGCGGCATTGCGAGCTCCAACCAGAGCAATTGTAATTCCAGGTTGTTCAATGGTCCATCTGATCACCAACTGGCTCAAAGTGGCTTTTTTATCGTCGGCCAGTGGTTTTATTTTTTGCAGAAAGGCATTGATTAACGTTATATTCTGATCCGAATAATAAGGTTGATCGATCCGTGTATCTCCTTCGGCAAACAAGTGGCCAGGTTTTATTTTTCCTGAAAGCAGGCCTCTTTGCAGCGGACTATATGCGAGTACCGATTTGTTATTTTCAATCAGGTAAGGAACGAGATCTTGCTCAATATCGCGTTTAACCATGCTGTACGAAACCTGATCAGAAACCAGATTGATGTATTTGGCGGCTTCTTTCATCAACGATACATCATAATTGCAAACGCCGGCATAGCGAACTTTACCTTCTTTAATTAATTGAGCTACAGCTTCCATTGTTTCCTGAACCGGAGTAGTTGGGTCGGCCCAATGAATCTGGTAAAGATCGATGTAATCGGTTCCCAAAAGACGCAAGCTGGTTTCACATTCTTTGATGATGCTTTCTTTTCCGGAATAACGGTAAATGTCAATCGGTTTGCCTTGGTTGTTTTTACTGTTGAAAAAGAACTCGCCTTTGGTACCTTCCCAACTCAGACCATATTTGGTTAGAATTTGTATTTTATCCCGAGGCATCCCTTTGATGGCTTCACCAACAATTTCTTCGCTTGTTCCCTGCCCGTAAGCAGGAGCTGTATCAATAGAAGTTACACCATAATCAAATCCTGCCCGAATGGCTTCTACAGCTTCAGAACGTTCGGTACCTCCCCACATCCATCCACCGGCGGCCCAGGCGCCAAAAGTAACAGCTGACACGTTTAAATCTGAATTTCCTAATTTTCGGTATTCCATAATTATTTGGTTTAAGTTTTTGTCTTATGCTTTTTTCGATACAGAGTCCGTTTTAAATAGTGGTATCTCCACATAAAAAGTCGTGCCCTCATTAATTTCGGTAGTGTACCAAATCTTTCCGCCGAAATTGTCGACAATATTTTTTACGATCGACAACCCAAGTCCCATGCCACTGGTTTTTGTTGTAAAGTTTGGCTGAAACAGGTTTTCCTGAGCTTCTACGCTGATTCCGGTTCCATTGTCGCTGATCTGAATCACAGCCACTGATTTATTTGTATTGACGGTAATTTGTATTTCGCCTTTTTGGTCAGCCGGAATCGCCTGGATGGCATTTTTTACCAGGTTCAGAAATGCCCTTGAAAATTGTTCTTTGTCGATGAAAACCTTTACTTCTGCAAGGTTATTCATTTCCAGCACGAAGTGCAGGTTCTGGTTCGGCTCGAACAACGAACAAACGTTTTGAACCACTTCAATCAGGTTGAAAACTTCATTTTTTGCTTTTGGAATTTGCGCAAAGTTCGAGAACTCTGTGGCAATTCCAGAAAGCGTATCAATTTGCTCAATCATGTTTTTGGTAACCCGATTGAAAAAGTCGTCATAGTGCTCGTTGCCTTCCTCTTTTGCACGTTGCAAATACTGAATGTTGAGTTTCATCGGAGTGAGTGGATTCTTAATCTCGTGCGCTATTTGCTTGGCCATTTCGCGCCATGCCGACTCACGTTCCGAACGGGCCAATAATTCAGCGCTTTCAACCAAATCATCGACCTTGTGGTTATATTCGCGAACCAACGCACCAATCTCGTCTTCCGACTGATAGTTGATGTGTTCGTTCTTTGTTCCTAACTGAATGCCTCTCAGTTTTTCGCGGATTAAAGTAAGCGGTTGAGTTATTTTGTTCGACAAAAAGATTGCAATAATCACACTGGCCAGGAAAAGAATCAGGTAAAGATTAATAAAGGCAACAATAAATGTTGAAATGCCTTGTTTTAAATCATCTTCACGAGTGAAATACGGAAGGTTGAGGTACCCCAGATAATCGCCTTTGTTATTTATAATAGGTTCATAAGCTGAAAGATAGGATAGTGACCCTATCTTTTCAGGCTGAAAATATTTGAGCTGAAATCGTTCAGAAAGCTCATAAAATGCTTTGGAATCAATACGATCTGAGGTTAGTCCTTTGTCAAAAATTTCGGGACGCGAAGTGGCTAATAATTGTCCATTTACATCGTAAATATTGATGTCGGTTCTGAATATGTTTGATAGTTTATTCAATTCGCCGTATAGCCATTCTTGCAGTTCTGGATTAATTGAATTGACATAAACCAGTCTGTCTTTTATCTCTTCTGAAATCGATTTTATTTTTTCCTGAAGGTCGACCTGATGTCTGGTTCGGTAGTCGCGAATGTTATAATAAATTGTTCCGGTTGCTACAAAAAGGTGCGATATTAATACGACCGAAATGATGGATCCCTGAATCCGGAAGCGTAGGTCGCTCGGAATCAGAAGCTTTCTCATGTCTGAATTTCTTATCAGGATTATTGTTAGCACAAAAGCAAAATAGAAGACGAATATGTATGGAAACGAAATGAGATAATCGACAAATGTGAGCGAGCGGTTACTGACAATTATATGGTTTTTCTCGTCAATATTATAAATCAGATGGTTATATCCACCCCAGTTTAAGAGCTGAAATTCAGAGTCGTAAGATTCGATGTTGTACGATTGCAGGTAATAATTATAAGTATAATCTCCCGAAAAGTTCACCAACTCGTCGTCGAAATATTTTGCATACGAAAGGTATTTATATCGAAATGGCTTGGCCAGCGATTGATCGATAAGCAATTCAGGAAATCCAATTCCTTCAGAAATAATTTTTGAATCAATTTCAATAAATATCGATGTCCCGTTTGCATTATTCCGATTCG is a window from the Aquipluma nitroreducens genome containing:
- a CDS encoding MBL fold metallo-hydrolase gives rise to the protein MQKLKITVLNDNTAGRWCRAEHGLSYMIEADFTVLFDTSSSDLIAYNAKILNIDLQQIGTIVLSHGHDDHTGGLSLFEGQQLVCHPDTFLKRTRKSNGTELGIKWSEDEIRSEFDLVLSRDPIQLSGQIYFLGEIPRLTEFESKTTAFEKADGTDDFVLDDSGLAIVTSKGLVVISGCAHSGICNMTAHAMKVTGIEKVYLVIGGFHLQSDDATTQKTIDWMKSMQVEQVIPSHCTSFSAQAAISKSFRFVPVKSGNTIEIG
- a CDS encoding aldo/keto reductase; this encodes MEYRKLGNSDLNVSAVTFGAWAAGGWMWGGTERSEAVEAIRAGFDYGVTSIDTAPAYGQGTSEEIVGEAIKGMPRDKIQILTKYGLSWEGTKGEFFFNSKNNQGKPIDIYRYSGKESIIKECETSLRLLGTDYIDLYQIHWADPTTPVQETMEAVAQLIKEGKVRYAGVCNYDVSLMKEAAKYINLVSDQVSYSMVKRDIEQDLVPYLIENNKSVLAYSPLQRGLLSGKIKPGHLFAEGDTRIDQPYYSDQNITLINAFLQKIKPLADDKKATLSQLVIRWTIEQPGITIALVGARNAAQSVENAKAAQLKLSSDEINFMNAELDKLKLDL
- a CDS encoding sensor histidine kinase, with amino-acid sequence MKVFREHILFFLAILFILLAAILENQTLKNHPESKVIQNFQKTILDQELKLSKYLTKTELKINDSLSAENYSSTFSELNHLFEDEGLGFIVYKKWKMIYWSSNQFAFQNIPNKVSVANKLITLPNGIFITQTRIIGNYEIIGLIHIKNNYSYENHYLENSYIPPFKLPSSYKINISRITNATEIHDSKDQYLFTILPSGDEAYSEVKLYIPVILYLLGFIFLLISLYREIRRRTGNHLVLKMLSLFIAFCFLYWVHITLKIPAILNHVGLFSAQFYAISKWLPSLGDFFLITILFFFWSLVFANEFSSTELLRKKLIIPAFAFVGLLYQIVGSMIENLISNSNISYKLNRITDIDQYSVSAYLAIAMLLFSVFLIHLRIIQRTEHLNRKNLFLRLNLVAVFTSIVLCVFFPSGWAYILLLFFAVNSLQCLIKKMHISLYSLSYSILFISLFSVISLMLVYNTVKKRDLEVQRLRATTLSSEQDPVAEVLLSRMQDKFKADSIIPTLLTPPYTDLANYLTRAYFSGYFRKYDIQTYFCTATDSVMVQPENILEPCFPFFEKMIESSGIRVLNSDFYFMNNLNGRISYLGKLHYPNRNNANGTSIFIEIDSKIISEGIGFPELLIDQSLAKPFRYKYLSYAKYFDDELVNFSGDYTYNYYLQSYNIESYDSEFQLLNWGGYNHLIYNIDEKNHIIVSNRSLTFVDYLISFPYIFVFYFAFVLTIILIRNSDMRKLLIPSDLRFRIQGSIISVVLISHLFVATGTIYYNIRDYRTRHQVDLQEKIKSISEEIKDRLVYVNSINPELQEWLYGELNKLSNIFRTDINIYDVNGQLLATSRPEIFDKGLTSDRIDSKAFYELSERFQLKYFQPEKIGSLSYLSAYEPIINNKGDYLGYLNLPYFTREDDLKQGISTFIVAFINLYLILFLASVIIAIFLSNKITQPLTLIREKLRGIQLGTKNEHINYQSEDEIGALVREYNHKVDDLVESAELLARSERESAWREMAKQIAHEIKNPLTPMKLNIQYLQRAKEEGNEHYDDFFNRVTKNMIEQIDTLSGIATEFSNFAQIPKAKNEVFNLIEVVQNVCSLFEPNQNLHFVLEMNNLAEVKVFIDKEQFSRAFLNLVKNAIQAIPADQKGEIQITVNTNKSVAVIQISDNGTGISVEAQENLFQPNFTTKTSGMGLGLSIVKNIVDNFGGKIWYTTEINEGTTFYVEIPLFKTDSVSKKA